A section of the Phycisphaerae bacterium genome encodes:
- the phoU gene encoding phosphate signaling complex protein PhoU, producing MSAHFANLLDDLRRRSFRMASLVEDMVAESCEAALQIDHNLARRVIHRDEDVDTEEVQVESEVIRLMALFQPVGVDIRLLCTILKANSDLERVADCAVNIAERARHLDPKTPLPLDTELKDLIPLVRRSLRKAIHAFTSEDGSAAREVLADDDLVDALYGQFVQKMVTQAGQSPERMAMHMDILSVAKNLERIADHATNIAEDVVFLATGQIVRHRAT from the coding sequence CATTTCGCGAATCTGTTGGACGATCTCCGCCGTCGATCATTCCGCATGGCCAGTCTAGTCGAAGACATGGTCGCAGAATCCTGCGAAGCAGCGCTTCAGATCGACCACAACCTCGCCCGGCGAGTCATCCACCGTGACGAGGACGTAGACACTGAGGAGGTACAGGTCGAATCCGAAGTTATCCGCTTGATGGCTCTCTTCCAGCCGGTGGGTGTGGACATCCGCCTTCTGTGCACGATCTTGAAAGCCAACAGTGATCTGGAACGTGTCGCGGATTGCGCGGTGAACATCGCCGAACGAGCCAGACATCTCGACCCTAAGACGCCTCTCCCCCTGGATACCGAACTGAAGGACCTCATCCCTCTGGTTCGACGAAGCCTGCGCAAGGCCATTCACGCCTTCACATCCGAAGACGGCAGCGCGGCCCGCGAGGTCCTGGCTGACGACGACCTGGTGGATGCCCTCTACGGGCAGTTCGTTCAGAAGATGGTGACGCAGGCAGGTCAGTCCCCGGAACGGATGGCCATGCACATGGACATCCTGTCAGTAGCCAAGAATCTGGAACGGATCGCCGATCACGCCACTAACATAGCCGAGGATGTCGTCTTCCTGGCAACTGGGCAAATTGTACGCCATCGGGCGACATGA